The sequence below is a genomic window from Cryptococcus neoformans var. neoformans B-3501A chromosome 8, whole genome shotgun sequence.
GTTGATAAAAAGGGAAGGACGATGGTGGATAACCTTAGGATCTTTGCTGGCCTTTCAGAAGAACCTACAAGTCCCTTGACTTCCGCTGCAGCGCTGGACCTATCCCCATTGCCATCAAACCTGTCGCGCATCTTCCCAACCAACCCTCGAAAAACTCGTTCTCTACCCCTACCGCCATACCCACCACCAAGGCCAAAACATACTCGTTCAAATCCGCACACCTGGAGTTTACCTCGGAAATTGTGCAGTAGATTGGTGCGAAGAATATATAAGCGCCTTTGGGACAAGCTTATTTGGGTTCGCCCTGTGAAGGGAGACAAGTGGAAAAAGTGCGGATACAGAGAACTTCAAAATTGGGAGCAGGGGCTCATCAAAGAGTCTTTGGTGGAGACGGACCCGGCTAGCAATAAAGGtaagaagagcaagaaggaaaaagcgATAGAACGTACACCAAAGAATATCGATTCATCTAAGTGGAGCTGCGCCACACCCGAGGATAGACAATGGCTGTTATTTGGCAAAATGCAAACCTCATGAGCCTGTTTTAACGCTGATATTATGCATTCAAATTACTATGACTTGATCTTGCtacttctgcttcttctctgttACACATTGTTCATAAAGCTTACTGAGCAGCCTTGAGACGACTTTCGGCCTCCTCGTAGTTGATAACATTCCAGATGGCATTGAGATAGTCGGGCTTGACGTTCTTGTACTGGAGATAGAAACTGTGGTTTCGTTAGTGAAAAAATTTGACGTTTTGGTCAACAGCGTTACTTACGCGTGCTCCCAGATGTCAATGCCGATGATGGGAACGTGAGCTGCAAGTAATCTTCAGTGACTCAACCAAAAAATCATTTTGAATGTTATACTCACACAAGAGTGGGTCCTGGTTGGGAGTAGTGACAATCTCGAGCTTCTTGGTGGCCTTGTTATAGCCAAGCCAGCCCCAGCCAGAGCCTTGGATGGCAGCAGTCTTGGcattcatctccttcttgaggTTCTCGAAGCCGCCAAAGTCAGCCTGGACCTGGTCGTAGAAGACACCAGAGGTGGGAACCTTGACTTGAGCAGAGCCGGTGGGAGCAAGGTTCTTCCAGAAGAGCTGCAAATCATGTTAGAGGGCGCCCATATGTCTGCCTCTGTGAATTTGTTATTGATACTTACAGAGTGGTTACTAACATTCAAAATACAATTAGCATCCATCTCGGCCAATGAAATTTCGCACAACTCACATGTGACCACCACCGTTGAACTTGAGGGCAGGCTGAAGGGCAATAGCAGCCTTGAAGTCGCCAGCAGCAGAGGCCTTCTGGAGAGACTCCTCAGCGGCGTTGAGACCGTTGACGTAAGTCTGGTGGTGCTTGGTGTGGTGGAGATTCATAATCTCAGCTGAGATGGAAGGCTCCAATGCCTACGTCCGAGTGTATTAGCTGGATCTTCATTGCATGGTAGAGATTTTACAAACATCATAGGCGtaagggagaggagggagggtgTGCTTGGCTCTAATGGTGGACATGGTCGCAAGAGAAGTGCGGAGAGTAGCTCGCGGAAGAGCGGTTCGAGTGATAGCAGTGATCATTTTGGAAATGGGATCTGTGAAAGTGTATGTGAAATATTTTAGGGGATGTGCCGGTGTATGGGATACTGTGGACTTTGCGGTTGAGGCAATAAAAGCAGAAGACGATATGGTTCTCAAACGGGGATGCGGGTCTGAGGCTTTTATTACAAAAGCAACCACTCCACCAGCAGCCAGCAAAATCATTCTGCGTCATCATTCCCATCGTCACCCCGCCTATCCCCGAACCAATGCCGAGTTCCAGGGGGCTTCAGCCCTTACACGCGAAAATCATCAGCAATAACAAACGATTATTGTTTATTTACCTATTATTGAACCTATTACCGACAAGTACCCTCAAGCTAGCCCGCCATGTCTTATTTTATGACCCAGTAAGTCTCACCAGCCCCGTAATCGACCCACTGGCTAACGCGCATAGTCTTCACTCTGGCTGGCATGTCGACCAAGCCATCCTCGTCGAAGAAGATCGTGTCGTCTGTA
It includes:
- a CDS encoding hypothetical protein (Match to ESTs gb|CF194223.1|CF194223, gb|CF192994.1|CF192994, gb|CF186949.1|CF186949; HMMPfam hit to Sod_Fe_C, Iron/manganese superoxide dismutases, C-terminal domain, score: 179.9, E(): 5.1e-51; HMMPfam hit to Sod_Fe_N, Iron/manganese superoxide dismutases, alpha-hairpin domain, score: 179.3, E(): 7.7e-51) yields the protein MITAITRTALPRATLRTSLATMSTIRAKHTLPPLPYAYDALEPSISAEIMNLHHTKHHQTYVNGLNAAEESLQKASAAGDFKAAIALQPALKFNGGGHINHSLFWKNLAPTGSAQVKVPTSGVFYDQVQADFGGFENLKKEMNAKTAAIQGSGWGWLGYNKATKKLEIVTTPNQDPLLSHVPIIGIDIWEHAFYLQYKNVKPDYLNAIWNVINYEEAESRLKAAQ